One stretch of Streptomyces sp. R21 DNA includes these proteins:
- a CDS encoding alpha/beta hydrolase yields the protein MYNRRPVRSSRSSAGSVRSTGTGRTLRAGGTLLAVAALLVSACSSGSSSTAKSTTDTALGALPRATPSTLSPFYGQKLTWRTCGVPGFQCATMKAPLDYAKPTSGDIRLAVARKKATGPGKRLGSLLVNPGGPGGSAVGYLQQYAGIGYPAEVRAHYDMVAVDPRGVARSEPVECLTGREMDAYTQTDFTPDDKREKGELVDAYKKFAEGCGQRSPELLRHVSTVEAARDMDILRAVLGDRKLTYVGASYGTFLGATYAGLYPDRVGRLVLDGALDPSLSARKLNEDQTAGFETAFQSFAKDCVTQSDCPLGGAGTSPDRVGKNLSAFFARLDRAPIPAGDADGRKLGESLATTGVIAAMYDESAWPQLREALSSAMKERDGAGLLALSDGYYERDADGRYANLMFANSAVNCLDLPAAFSTPDQVEGALPAFEKASPVFGEGLAWASLNCAYWPVKPTGEPHRIEAKGAAPIVVVGTTRDPATPYPWARSLASQLSSATLLTYVGDGHTAYGRGSDCIDSAINRYLLQGTPPARGKRCS from the coding sequence ATGTACAACAGGCGCCCTGTCAGGTCTTCCAGGTCTTCCGCCGGATCCGTTCGTTCCACCGGCACGGGTCGTACGCTCCGCGCCGGCGGCACGCTGCTCGCCGTGGCGGCGCTGCTCGTCTCGGCCTGCTCGTCGGGCAGTTCGAGTACGGCCAAGTCGACGACGGACACGGCGCTGGGCGCGCTGCCCCGCGCCACGCCGTCGACGCTGTCCCCGTTCTACGGGCAGAAGCTGACCTGGCGCACCTGCGGTGTCCCCGGCTTCCAGTGCGCCACGATGAAGGCGCCGCTCGACTACGCCAAGCCGACCTCCGGCGACATCAGGCTGGCCGTCGCCCGCAAGAAGGCCACCGGGCCGGGCAAGCGACTCGGCTCGCTGCTGGTCAACCCGGGCGGTCCGGGCGGCTCCGCGGTCGGATATCTGCAGCAGTACGCGGGCATCGGCTACCCGGCGGAGGTCCGCGCCCACTACGACATGGTCGCCGTCGACCCGCGCGGCGTGGCCCGCAGCGAGCCGGTCGAGTGCCTCACCGGCCGAGAGATGGACGCGTACACGCAGACGGACTTCACCCCCGACGACAAGAGGGAGAAGGGTGAACTGGTCGACGCCTACAAGAAGTTCGCCGAGGGCTGCGGGCAGCGGTCGCCCGAGCTGCTGCGGCATGTCTCCACGGTCGAGGCGGCCCGTGACATGGACATCCTGCGCGCGGTGCTGGGAGACCGGAAGCTGACGTATGTCGGGGCGTCGTACGGAACGTTCCTCGGGGCGACGTACGCCGGGCTCTACCCGGACCGGGTGGGCCGGCTGGTCCTGGACGGCGCGCTGGACCCCTCGCTCAGCGCCCGCAAGCTGAACGAGGACCAGACGGCGGGCTTCGAGACCGCCTTCCAGTCCTTCGCGAAGGACTGCGTGACCCAGAGCGACTGCCCGCTCGGCGGCGCGGGCACGAGCCCGGACCGGGTCGGCAAGAACCTCAGCGCGTTCTTCGCCCGGCTGGACAGGGCCCCCATTCCGGCCGGCGACGCGGACGGTCGCAAGCTCGGCGAGTCGCTGGCCACGACGGGCGTGATCGCGGCGATGTACGACGAGTCGGCCTGGCCCCAGCTGCGCGAGGCACTCTCCTCGGCGATGAAGGAGCGGGACGGCGCCGGTCTGCTCGCCCTCTCGGACGGCTACTACGAGCGCGACGCCGACGGCCGGTACGCGAACCTGATGTTCGCCAACTCCGCCGTGAACTGCCTCGACCTTCCGGCGGCCTTCTCCACCCCCGACCAGGTCGAGGGCGCGCTCCCCGCCTTCGAAAAGGCGTCCCCCGTCTTCGGTGAGGGCCTCGCCTGGGCCTCCCTGAACTGCGCCTACTGGCCGGTGAAGCCCACCGGTGAGCCCCACCGCATCGAGGCGAAGGGCGCGGCCCCGATCGTCGTGGTCGGCACCACCCGCGACCCGGCGACCCCCTACCCCTGGGCCCGGTCCCTCGCCTCCCAGCTCTCCTCCGCCACCCTCCTCACCTACGTCGGCGACGGCCACACCGCCTACGGCCGCGGCAGCGACTGCATCGACTCCGCGATCAACCGCTACCTCCTCCAGGGCACCCCGCCCGCCAGGGGAAAGCGCTGCTCATAA
- a CDS encoding DNA polymerase III subunit delta' encodes MPVWDDLVGQEKVSEQLAAAARDADALVTAIATAAPPPEASKMTHAWLFTGPPGSGRSTAARAFAAALQCVSPDRALGGVPGCGFCDGCHTSLVGTHADVQIVRTDLLSIGVKETRDLVRRAQMSPAGGRWQVIVLEDADRLTEGAGNVLLKAVEEPAPRTVWLLCAPSIEDVLPTIRSRCRLLTLRTPPVEAVADILVRRDGIEPAVAAVAARATQGHIGRARRLATDRSARERRAAVLKLPLRIDDIGGCLKAAQELIDTAAEDAKQLAEEVDVKETDDLKTALGAEKGGRMPRGTAGVMKELEDRQKRRRTRTQRDSLDLALIDLTGFYRDVLALQLGSRIALANTEAEDTLERLARGSTPEATLRRIDAIAACREALDRNVAPLLAVEAMTMALRAG; translated from the coding sequence GTGCCCGTATGGGACGACCTGGTGGGCCAGGAGAAGGTGAGCGAGCAGCTCGCCGCCGCCGCACGTGACGCCGACGCGCTCGTCACCGCGATCGCCACGGCCGCGCCTCCGCCCGAGGCGTCGAAGATGACGCACGCCTGGCTGTTCACGGGCCCGCCCGGCTCGGGCCGCTCCACCGCGGCGCGTGCGTTCGCGGCGGCGCTCCAGTGCGTGAGCCCCGACCGCGCGCTCGGCGGCGTTCCCGGCTGCGGCTTCTGCGACGGATGTCATACGAGCCTGGTGGGCACGCACGCCGATGTGCAGATCGTCCGCACGGATCTCCTGTCCATCGGTGTGAAGGAGACCCGCGACCTGGTCCGCCGCGCCCAGATGTCGCCCGCCGGCGGCCGCTGGCAGGTGATCGTTCTGGAGGACGCCGACCGCCTCACGGAGGGCGCGGGCAACGTTCTGCTGAAGGCCGTGGAGGAGCCCGCCCCCCGCACGGTCTGGCTGTTGTGCGCCCCCTCCATCGAGGACGTCCTCCCGACCATCCGCTCGCGCTGCCGCCTCCTCACGCTGCGCACCCCGCCGGTGGAAGCGGTCGCCGACATCCTCGTACGACGTGACGGCATCGAGCCCGCCGTCGCCGCCGTCGCCGCGCGCGCGACGCAGGGCCACATCGGGCGGGCCCGTCGCCTCGCCACCGATCGCAGCGCCCGAGAGCGCCGGGCCGCCGTCCTGAAACTCCCGCTCCGCATCGACGACATCGGCGGCTGCCTCAAGGCCGCCCAGGAGCTGATCGACACGGCGGCCGAGGACGCCAAGCAGCTCGCCGAGGAAGTCGACGTGAAGGAGACCGACGACCTCAAGACGGCGCTCGGCGCGGAGAAGGGCGGCCGCATGCCGCGCGGCACCGCGGGCGTCATGAAGGAGCTGGAGGACCGGCAGAAGCGCCGAAGAACGCGTACGCAGCGCGACAGCCTGGACCTGGCCCTGATCGACCTCACCGGGTTCTACCGCGACGTCCTCGCCCTCCAGCTCGGCTCCCGTATCGCCCTCGCCAACACGGAGGCCGAGGACACCCTGGAGCGTCTGGCCCGCGGCAGCACACCGGAGGCGACCCTGCGCCGTATCGACGCGATCGCCGCCTGCCGCGAGGCCCTGGACCGCAACGTGGCGCCGCTGCTCGCGGTGGAGGCGATGACGATGGCGCTGCGGGCGGGGTGA
- the tmk gene encoding dTMP kinase produces MTRAEQPTAHEPAPDDALVADSRERAVRALLRRPQLKRLWSAQLVGGVGDALALLVLVVLALQAAIAEGSFGGGYRGVALAVAAVFGVRVLATLLFGAVLLGPLTSLTSPDGPLDRRWTMVGADGLRAALLIVAPLWIDWTPDDALAVLLVIAFVTGVAERFWTVCRESAAPALLPAPPLEGATVRPLPDHMDALRRLSLRTGFIAVPIAAATLVVVSLVNNLLGAGIIWFEQHQAALASYVAAGLFAASLSVVTFLELPDSRTPRARSPLEGLRRPRTGTGVDKGRTGAIPLLVLACAAVAGAISASVAVSVLHAKDLGGGPVTYGLLVLALTGGVVVGIRTAPKVLPSLSRRRLLALAIAFTGVALLAAGLVPDVTTVLLIIGLAGIGAGVAANTGHTLLDQEVEEYRRARTTEHLHAVVRVLVALGALLAPVVAAGIGPHRLENGKFVFAHGGAAFTLMLVGALLLPVAALVLAKVDDRSGVPLRHDLLDALRGGDDPDQLAAATGFFIALEGGDGAGKSTQAEALAEWIRAKGHEVVVTREPGATPVGKRLRSILLDVSSAGLSHRAEALLYAADRAEHVDTVVRPALERGAVVISDRYIDSSVAYQGAGRDLSPTEIARINRWATDGLVPHLTVLLDVSPETARERFTEAPDRLESEPLEFHTRVRSGFLTLAAADPGRYLIVDAGQEPESVTTVIRHRLDVMLPLSEAEVKAQEEARRAAEEEARRKAEEEAARKAEEERLERERQEQLARLRAEEEERKQRELEEAQRREAERQAEEARQRAEEARRRAEEERVRQLAEEQARAAEEERRRKQAEEEARLRAEAEERRLEKQRKAEEALLRAEEARRAAEAAAAAAAASTAASGASGSAASGRSRSTPSDHETTVPTPIVTPSNAAGGPMEETAKLPKPPVPPGAADETAVLPPVREDRSADETAVLPPVRDDRAADETAVLPPVQDARGARDSRGAGDGRSTRDAGAGGSADRVPKGYFRDERPSPRSSDAPRPDGAEDRTRELPQVDDGGTPRRRPRSDWAEETPLDDLPSLADELLGPREDDDRDEGRGGRR; encoded by the coding sequence ATGACGCGAGCCGAGCAGCCAACGGCCCATGAACCGGCCCCCGACGACGCCCTGGTCGCAGATTCCCGCGAGCGCGCCGTCCGCGCCCTGCTGCGCCGGCCGCAGTTGAAGCGGCTCTGGAGCGCACAGCTCGTGGGAGGTGTCGGCGACGCCCTCGCCCTGCTTGTCCTGGTCGTCCTCGCCCTCCAGGCGGCCATCGCCGAGGGCTCCTTCGGCGGCGGCTACCGAGGAGTGGCCCTCGCCGTGGCGGCCGTCTTCGGGGTACGGGTTCTCGCCACACTCCTCTTCGGCGCCGTCCTCCTCGGCCCGCTCACCTCGCTGACGTCCCCGGACGGCCCGCTCGACCGGCGCTGGACCATGGTCGGCGCGGACGGACTGCGCGCCGCGCTGCTGATCGTCGCGCCCCTGTGGATCGACTGGACCCCGGACGACGCCCTCGCCGTCCTCCTCGTCATCGCCTTCGTGACCGGAGTCGCCGAGCGGTTCTGGACGGTGTGCCGCGAGAGCGCGGCGCCCGCGCTGCTGCCCGCGCCGCCGCTGGAGGGCGCCACGGTGCGCCCGCTGCCGGACCACATGGACGCACTGCGGCGCCTGTCGCTGCGTACGGGATTCATCGCGGTGCCGATCGCGGCCGCCACGCTCGTCGTCGTGTCCCTCGTCAACAACCTGCTGGGCGCCGGAATCATCTGGTTCGAGCAGCACCAGGCGGCGCTCGCCTCGTACGTCGCCGCAGGGCTGTTCGCGGCCTCCCTGTCGGTCGTCACGTTCCTCGAACTGCCCGACTCCCGCACCCCGCGCGCCCGCTCGCCCCTGGAGGGCCTGCGCCGGCCCCGGACGGGCACCGGCGTCGACAAGGGCCGTACGGGCGCGATCCCGCTGCTGGTCCTCGCCTGCGCCGCCGTCGCCGGGGCGATCTCGGCCTCCGTCGCCGTCTCCGTGCTGCACGCCAAGGACCTGGGCGGCGGACCGGTGACGTACGGACTGCTGGTCCTCGCGCTGACCGGAGGCGTCGTCGTCGGCATCCGTACGGCGCCGAAGGTGCTGCCGTCGCTGTCGCGGCGCCGGCTGCTCGCGCTGGCGATCGCCTTCACCGGTGTCGCACTGCTCGCCGCCGGGCTCGTCCCGGACGTCACCACCGTGCTGCTGATCATCGGCCTCGCGGGCATCGGCGCGGGCGTCGCCGCGAACACCGGGCACACGCTCCTCGACCAGGAGGTCGAGGAGTACCGGCGGGCGCGTACGACCGAACACCTGCACGCGGTCGTACGGGTCCTGGTCGCCCTGGGGGCGCTGCTGGCGCCCGTGGTGGCCGCCGGGATCGGGCCGCACCGTCTGGAGAACGGCAAGTTCGTCTTCGCACACGGCGGCGCCGCCTTCACACTCATGCTCGTCGGCGCACTGCTGCTGCCGGTCGCCGCGCTGGTCCTCGCCAAGGTCGACGACCGCTCCGGCGTACCGCTGCGGCACGACCTGCTGGACGCGCTGCGCGGCGGCGACGACCCGGACCAGCTGGCCGCCGCGACCGGGTTCTTCATCGCCCTGGAGGGCGGTGACGGGGCCGGGAAGTCCACCCAGGCCGAGGCCCTCGCCGAGTGGATCAGGGCCAAGGGCCACGAGGTCGTGGTCACCCGGGAGCCGGGCGCCACGCCGGTCGGCAAGCGGCTGCGGTCGATCCTCCTCGACGTGTCGTCCGCCGGGCTGTCGCACCGGGCCGAGGCGCTGCTGTACGCCGCCGACCGCGCCGAGCACGTCGACACGGTGGTGCGGCCCGCGCTGGAGCGGGGCGCCGTGGTCATCTCGGACCGCTACATCGACTCGTCGGTCGCCTACCAGGGCGCCGGCCGCGACCTGTCGCCCACCGAGATCGCCCGCATCAACCGCTGGGCGACGGACGGGCTGGTGCCCCATCTGACGGTGCTGCTCGACGTCTCCCCGGAGACGGCGCGCGAGCGGTTCACGGAGGCGCCGGACCGGCTGGAGTCGGAGCCGCTGGAGTTCCACACGCGCGTGCGGTCCGGTTTCCTGACGCTGGCCGCGGCCGACCCCGGGCGCTACCTGATCGTCGACGCAGGTCAGGAGCCCGAGTCGGTCACCACGGTCATCCGCCACCGCCTCGACGTGATGCTGCCGCTCTCCGAGGCCGAGGTGAAGGCTCAGGAGGAGGCGCGCAGGGCGGCCGAGGAGGAGGCCCGGCGCAAGGCCGAGGAAGAGGCCGCCCGCAAGGCCGAGGAGGAGCGCCTGGAGCGCGAGCGCCAGGAGCAGCTGGCCCGTCTGCGCGCCGAGGAGGAGGAGCGCAAGCAGCGCGAGCTGGAGGAGGCCCAGCGGCGCGAGGCCGAGCGCCAGGCGGAGGAGGCCAGGCAGCGTGCCGAGGAGGCCCGGCGCCGCGCCGAGGAGGAGCGCGTCAGGCAGCTCGCCGAGGAGCAGGCCCGGGCCGCCGAGGAGGAGCGCCGACGCAAGCAGGCCGAGGAGGAGGCCCGGCTGCGGGCGGAGGCGGAGGAGCGCCGCCTGGAGAAGCAGCGCAAGGCCGAGGAAGCCCTGCTGCGGGCCGAGGAGGCGCGACGGGCGGCTGAGGCCGCGGCGGCCGCCGCGGCTGCTTCGACAGCTGCTTCGGGTGCGTCCGGTTCCGCGGCGTCCGGTCGGTCGCGTTCGACTCCGTCCGACCACGAGACGACGGTGCCCACGCCGATCGTGACGCCCTCGAACGCCGCGGGCGGTCCCATGGAGGAGACGGCCAAGCTGCCCAAGCCGCCGGTACCGCCGGGGGCGGCTGACGAGACGGCCGTACTTCCTCCCGTACGGGAGGACCGGAGCGCTGACGAGACGGCGGTGCTTCCCCCCGTACGGGACGATCGGGCCGCCGACGAGACGGCGGTGCTGCCTCCCGTCCAGGACGCGAGGGGCGCCAGGGATTCAAGGGGTGCCGGGGATGGCAGGAGCACCAGGGACGCCGGTGCGGGTGGTTCTGCGGACCGAGTGCCGAAGGGCTACTTCCGTGACGAGCGCCCGTCGCCCCGGTCCTCCGACGCGCCAAGGCCCGACGGCGCCGAGGACCGCACCCGGGAGCTGCCGCAGGTCGACGACGGGGGCACACCGCGCCGTCGACCCCGCTCCGACTGGGCGGAGGAGACCCCGCTGGACGACCTTCCGAGCCTGGCGGACGAACTGCTCGGCCCGCGCGAGGACGACGACCGGGACGAGGGCCGGGGCGGGCGCCGCTGA
- the topA gene encoding type I DNA topoisomerase, producing the protein MSPTSDTAHGGRRLVIVESPAKAKTIKGYLGPGYVVEASVGHIRDLPNGAAEVPEQYTGEVRRLGVDVEHDFQPIYVVNADKRAQVKKLKDLLKDSDELFLATDEDREGEAIAWHLLEVLKPKVPVHRMVFHEITKDAIRSAVANPRELNQRMVDAQETRRILDRLYGYEVSPVLWKKVMPRLSAGRVQSVATRLVVERERERIAFRSAEYWDLTGTFGTGRAGDSSDPSQLVARLTTVDGRRVAQGRDFDSIGQIKSANTLHLDEANARALAAALADTDFAVRSVESKPYRRSPYAPFRTTTLQQEASRKLGFGAKATMQVAQKLYENGFITYMRTDSTTLSDTAITAARTQVTQLYGADYLPSSPRTYAGKVKNAQEAHEAIRPSGDRFRTPAETGLTGDQFKLYELIWKRTVASQMKDATGNSVTVKIGGRSSDGRDAEFSASGKTITFHGFLKAYVEGADDPNAELDDRERRLPQVSEGDPLSAEEISVDGHATKPPARYTEASLVKELEEREIGRPSTYASIIGTILDRGYVFKKGTALVPSFLSFAVVNLLEKHFGRLVDYDFTARMEDDLDRIARGEARAVPWLKRFYFGEGAEGGAADAGNGDGDHLGGLKELVTDLGAIDAREVSSFPVGNDIVLRVGRYGPYIERGEKDSENHQRADVPEDLAPDELTVELAEELLAKPSGDFELGADPESGHQIIAKDGRYGPYVTEVLPEGTPKTGKNAVKPRTASLFKSMSLDTVTLADALKLMSLPRVVGKDAEGVEITAQNGRYGPYLKKGTDSRSLTAEDQLFTITLEEALEIYSQPKQRGRAAAKPPLKELGADPVSGQPVVVKDGRFGPYVTDGETNATLRSGDSVEEITPERGFELLAEKRAKAPAKKTAKKAPAKKTATKKAPAKKTAAKKTTTSKTAAKKAPAKKTAAKKTAASES; encoded by the coding sequence TTGTCCCCGACCAGCGACACCGCACACGGCGGCCGCCGACTCGTCATCGTCGAGTCGCCTGCCAAGGCGAAGACGATCAAGGGCTATCTCGGCCCCGGCTATGTCGTCGAAGCGAGCGTCGGGCACATCCGCGACCTCCCCAACGGCGCCGCGGAGGTGCCCGAGCAGTACACCGGCGAGGTCCGTCGCCTCGGTGTGGACGTCGAACATGACTTCCAGCCGATCTATGTGGTCAACGCTGACAAGAGGGCCCAGGTCAAGAAGCTCAAGGACCTGCTGAAGGACTCCGACGAACTCTTCCTCGCCACCGATGAGGACCGCGAGGGCGAAGCCATCGCGTGGCACCTCCTGGAGGTCCTGAAGCCCAAGGTTCCCGTCCACCGGATGGTCTTCCACGAGATCACCAAGGACGCGATCCGCAGCGCCGTCGCCAACCCGCGCGAGCTCAACCAGCGCATGGTCGACGCCCAGGAGACCCGCCGTATCCTCGACCGCCTCTACGGCTACGAGGTCTCGCCGGTCCTGTGGAAGAAGGTCATGCCGCGCCTGTCGGCGGGCCGTGTGCAGTCCGTGGCGACCCGGCTCGTCGTCGAGCGGGAGCGCGAGCGCATCGCCTTCCGCTCCGCCGAGTACTGGGACCTGACCGGCACCTTCGGCACCGGTCGCGCCGGTGACTCCTCCGACCCGTCGCAGCTGGTCGCCCGCCTGACCACGGTCGACGGCCGGCGTGTCGCCCAGGGCCGCGACTTCGACTCGATCGGCCAGATCAAGAGCGCGAACACGCTCCACCTGGACGAGGCGAACGCCCGCGCGCTGGCCGCCGCCCTGGCCGACACGGACTTCGCCGTCCGCTCGGTCGAGTCCAAGCCGTACCGCCGCTCGCCGTACGCGCCGTTCCGCACGACGACGCTCCAGCAGGAGGCCTCGCGCAAGCTCGGCTTCGGCGCGAAGGCCACGATGCAGGTGGCACAGAAGCTGTACGAGAACGGCTTCATCACCTACATGCGTACGGACTCCACGACCCTCTCGGACACGGCGATCACCGCCGCCCGCACCCAGGTCACGCAGCTGTACGGCGCCGACTACCTGCCGTCCAGCCCGCGCACCTACGCCGGCAAGGTCAAGAACGCGCAGGAGGCGCACGAGGCGATCCGCCCCTCCGGCGACCGCTTCCGCACCCCCGCCGAGACCGGCCTGACCGGCGACCAGTTCAAGCTCTACGAGCTGATCTGGAAGCGGACCGTCGCCTCCCAGATGAAGGACGCGACCGGAAACTCGGTCACGGTCAAGATCGGCGGTCGCTCCAGCGACGGCCGCGACGCCGAGTTCAGCGCGTCCGGCAAGACCATCACCTTCCACGGCTTCCTCAAGGCGTACGTCGAGGGCGCGGACGACCCGAACGCCGAGCTCGACGACCGCGAGCGCCGGCTGCCGCAGGTCAGCGAGGGCGACCCGCTGTCCGCCGAGGAGATCTCGGTCGACGGCCACGCCACCAAGCCCCCGGCCCGCTACACCGAGGCCAGCCTCGTCAAGGAGCTCGAAGAGCGCGAGATCGGCCGCCCGTCGACGTACGCGTCGATCATCGGCACGATCCTCGACCGCGGCTACGTCTTCAAGAAGGGCACGGCCCTGGTGCCGTCCTTCCTGTCCTTCGCCGTGGTCAACCTCCTGGAGAAGCACTTCGGGCGGCTCGTCGACTACGACTTCACCGCCAGGATGGAGGACGACCTCGACCGCATCGCGCGGGGCGAGGCGCGGGCGGTGCCGTGGCTGAAGCGGTTCTACTTCGGTGAAGGCGCCGAGGGCGGCGCCGCGGACGCGGGCAACGGCGACGGGGACCACCTCGGCGGCCTCAAGGAGCTCGTCACCGACCTGGGCGCCATCGACGCCCGCGAGGTGTCGTCCTTCCCCGTCGGCAACGACATCGTGCTCCGCGTCGGCCGCTACGGCCCGTACATCGAGCGCGGCGAGAAGGACTCCGAGAACCACCAGCGCGCGGACGTCCCCGAGGATCTGGCCCCCGACGAGCTGACGGTCGAACTCGCGGAGGAACTGCTCGCCAAGCCGAGCGGCGACTTCGAGCTGGGCGCCGACCCGGAGTCGGGCCACCAGATCATCGCCAAGGACGGCCGCTACGGCCCGTACGTCACCGAGGTGCTCCCCGAGGGCACCCCGAAGACCGGCAAGAACGCCGTCAAGCCGCGTACCGCCTCGCTCTTCAAGTCGATGTCGCTCGACACGGTGACCCTCGCGGACGCCCTCAAGCTGATGTCCCTGCCGCGCGTGGTCGGCAAGGACGCCGAGGGCGTGGAGATCACCGCGCAGAACGGCCGCTACGGCCCGTACCTGAAGAAGGGCACGGACTCGCGGTCGCTCACCGCCGAGGACCAGCTCTTCACGATCACCCTCGAAGAGGCGCTGGAGATCTACTCCCAGCCCAAGCAGCGCGGCCGCGCCGCCGCCAAGCCGCCGCTGAAGGAACTCGGCGCGGACCCGGTCAGCGGACAGCCCGTCGTCGTCAAGGACGGCCGCTTCGGCCCGTACGTCACCGACGGCGAGACCAACGCGACCCTGCGCTCCGGCGACAGCGTCGAGGAGATCACCCCGGAGCGCGGCTTCGAGCTGCTCGCCGAGAAGCGTGCCAAGGCACCGGCCAAGAAGACCGCCAAGAAGGCGCCCGCCAAGAAGACGGCCACCAAGAAGGCCCCTGCCAAGAAGACGGCCGCAAAGAAGACGACGACTTCGAAGACGGCCGCCAAGAAGGCACCCGCCAAGAAGACCGCCGCAAAGAAGACGGCCGCTTCGGAGAGCTGA
- a CDS encoding protein kinase: MSGETPDQGQGRIISGRYRLLRTLGAGGMGRVWLAYDKELACEVSMKEIALPDVPMDASEPAQRIARARSEARHAARLRGHPHVATVHDVVVHEGLPWIVMEYVPDAVDLQAVVRSSGPLSPAQVARIGLAVLDALTAGHRIGILHRDVKPANILLAPDASGDPYARVLLTDYGIALQPESHEPRLTATAGILGTPGYLAPERARGEPPTPAADLFSLGATLYAAVEGRGPFDRHGDFATLTALLGEEPTPPARAGELAPVLHGLLVKDPVRRLTPEAVGRGLERAAQGTSSGFGAPQGWTVAPGASAPGFGPAPAARSMADPPPGYVASGPPGYVMGGPYGAPTPGAPADQPAATPQGPGLYMDQPLIAPGNPTPGTFGGPTPGVPHTPGAPPTPNTPHTPLGAPATPGQTPGAGGGPYGGWNPYANSPTVSSYDGPGGHGGYPGGPGGPGGPPGGGPRGGKRVGVVIAIVAAVALVIGGGVWAATSLTGDKGTPDGHSTSTKPKSKSKVPGLPYGKEVGLKKALQPGDCVHVVWPSPQMAFQSRPNLGVVNCAHDYPDGQVMSIEKASDYADAQANGADQCASQVQETADSLADAAVYAVTPTKEGFEAAGGGTACLVLGRHVPIGGEIGQFRETEATVWTTEMSLGDCWIYIDHKNSFTSSLTDCADGHTDQVIGFTEVPEGMGFNEALEQGNKLCGNKFESTWAPGSDLVVYGYLSDESLWKKGFTFVVCTVAQPDHGQSSGAISAPGSV, translated from the coding sequence ATGTCGGGGGAGACGCCGGATCAGGGTCAGGGCAGGATCATCAGCGGCAGGTACCGGCTGCTGCGGACGCTCGGCGCGGGCGGCATGGGGCGCGTCTGGCTGGCGTACGACAAGGAGTTGGCCTGCGAGGTCTCCATGAAGGAGATCGCGCTGCCGGACGTGCCGATGGACGCGAGCGAGCCCGCGCAGCGCATCGCGCGGGCCCGCAGCGAGGCCCGGCACGCGGCGCGGCTGCGCGGCCACCCCCATGTGGCCACCGTGCACGACGTGGTGGTGCACGAGGGACTGCCGTGGATCGTCATGGAGTACGTGCCGGACGCGGTCGATCTCCAGGCGGTTGTACGGAGTTCGGGGCCGCTGTCGCCCGCGCAGGTGGCCCGGATCGGGCTCGCCGTCCTCGACGCGCTGACCGCGGGCCACCGGATCGGGATCCTCCACAGGGATGTGAAACCGGCCAACATCCTTCTGGCGCCGGATGCTTCGGGCGACCCCTACGCGCGCGTGCTGCTCACCGACTACGGCATCGCGCTGCAACCCGAGTCGCACGAGCCCCGGCTCACCGCCACCGCCGGCATCCTCGGGACGCCCGGCTATCTCGCGCCCGAGCGCGCCCGTGGCGAGCCTCCGACACCGGCCGCCGACCTCTTCTCCCTGGGCGCCACGTTGTACGCCGCAGTCGAGGGCCGCGGCCCCTTCGACCGACACGGCGACTTCGCGACGCTGACGGCCCTGCTCGGTGAGGAGCCCACCCCGCCGGCGCGAGCGGGTGAACTGGCGCCGGTGCTGCACGGTTTGCTGGTCAAGGACCCGGTGCGCAGGCTGACCCCCGAGGCCGTGGGCCGCGGGCTGGAGCGGGCGGCGCAGGGGACGTCCAGCGGCTTCGGAGCGCCCCAGGGGTGGACGGTGGCGCCGGGCGCCTCGGCGCCGGGCTTCGGGCCCGCACCGGCCGCCCGTTCGATGGCCGACCCGCCGCCGGGATACGTCGCGAGCGGCCCGCCCGGGTATGTGATGGGCGGACCGTACGGAGCGCCCACGCCGGGCGCCCCCGCCGACCAGCCGGCGGCCACGCCCCAGGGCCCCGGGCTGTACATGGACCAGCCGCTGATCGCTCCCGGCAACCCGACCCCGGGCACCTTCGGCGGCCCGACCCCGGGCGTCCCGCACACGCCGGGCGCGCCCCCGACACCGAACACCCCGCACACTCCGCTGGGCGCTCCGGCCACGCCGGGGCAGACGCCGGGGGCCGGTGGTGGTCCGTACGGCGGCTGGAATCCGTACGCGAACAGCCCGACGGTGTCCTCGTACGACGGGCCGGGCGGCCACGGAGGGTACCCGGGCGGTCCCGGTGGCCCGGGCGGCCCGCCCGGCGGCGGACCCCGGGGTGGGAAGCGCGTCGGGGTCGTCATCGCCATCGTGGCGGCCGTCGCCCTTGTCATCGGCGGCGGTGTGTGGGCGGCGACCTCACTGACCGGCGACAAGGGCACACCCGACGGGCACTCCACCTCGACGAAGCCGAAGTCGAAGTCCAAGGTGCCCGGCCTGCCGTACGGAAAGGAAGTGGGCCTCAAGAAGGCGTTGCAGCCCGGCGACTGTGTGCACGTGGTCTGGCCGTCGCCGCAGATGGCGTTCCAGTCGAGGCCGAACCTGGGCGTCGTGAACTGTGCCCACGACTATCCGGACGGCCAGGTGATGTCGATCGAGAAGGCGAGCGACTACGCCGACGCCCAGGCCAACGGTGCCGACCAGTGCGCGAGCCAGGTCCAGGAGACGGCCGACTCGCTGGCCGACGCGGCCGTCTACGCCGTGACACCGACCAAGGAGGGGTTCGAGGCGGCCGGCGGAGGTACGGCATGTCTCGTACTCGGCCGTCATGTTCCCATCGGCGGAGAGATCGGGCAGTTCCGGGAGACCGAGGCGACCGTGTGGACGACCGAGATGAGCCTGGGGGACTGCTGGATCTACATCGACCACAAGAACAGCTTCACCTCGTCGCTGACCGACTGTGCCGATGGGCACACCGACCAGGTGATCGGCTTCACCGAGGTCCCGGAGGGCATGGGCTTCAACGAGGCGCTGGAGCAGGGAAACAAGCTGTGCGGCAACAAGTTCGAGTCGACTTGGGCGCCCGGATCCGATCTCGTCGTATACGGCTATCTGTCCGACGAGAGCCTCTGGAAGAAGGGGTTCACGTTTGTCGTGTGCACCGTGGCACAACCGGATCACGGCCAGTCGAGCGGGGCGATATCGGCACCCGGCAGCGTCTGA